In the genome of Paralichthys olivaceus isolate ysfri-2021 chromosome 10, ASM2471397v2, whole genome shotgun sequence, the window TAATGAATCCTGATGAAAACAACCAGGCACGTTTAGGGGACTAATaatcatgtgtgtgtacaatttggtgcaaatccaagaAAAAATTTATATCTggggaatttaaatgtggtttcaaaatcgttggaggtatgtgctcttctGAGTGCCTTTCTAGTTTAATGTTTGAAGTACCGGTTGGTTTTCAGGGAAATAAGTTACGTGTGGGGGGGCCTTTGGAGGTTAATCCAActatgtgcacaaacacaagcactgtttgttttggttctcAATACAAAATCGATCTGCACTGAATGAAACATTGGAAAATTGATCAGATTCAGAAGCCAGACTTGATAAATCCCTAACTTTGTGCTAACTGTGTCAATATTGCAGGAGAATTTATATTGGACGGACCGATCTCAAACAAATGATTTCAATTGGCACAGACTCAGTGGAGATTAGCTGAACAGCCGTTTCTTAATTGTCTTAAATAAACCATGTGCATGTAGTTCATTGCTCTCAGTGCGACGACAAGCAAGACCAACCACATGCTCCCCGTGCCTCATGTCCCAGTCCACCACAACccacaggcaaaaaaaaactaaacaggaACACCACCGTTACCACAGTTTTCCAAATTCACGTCGAGTAGAGGGAAGAGAGAAGCCAAACTTGACAGAAGCATGTGCCATGTGAAGCAAGAGAgttttaagagagagagagagagagagagagagagagagagagagagacgatggTGCCAAGtgcaacacaaaataaaaagataaaaaaaagaaaaacaaaacaaacttacTCCGGCTGGGTCTCAATCATTTATTAGgttcaagaaaaaaatgttacaGTTCATACATAAACAACTAATCTCATTTGAAGGtgaaatttgatttgatatatTAGTAAAAACCAGTGatcagagaaacaaaagaggaatAACAAGCTTTTTTTGAAGGTGATATAACGAGCTAGAACAAAAGAAGCCTTCTTCATTACACTGGGATCTACACCTCCCACAAGCCATCACTTAGCTGGTGTTCCCAACACGGGGCAGAGTTGTGAACACATCATTAATACCGACATGGTGGTAAAAttgatgaaataaacacaagagAAGAAAACGACAAAGGGGTAACTTTTCATTTAGTGTCTTATAAATGCATCTAAGCAACGTTAACTCAACACAAGCGGTTGAGATGTTTGTCACTGACATGTGAATGCAGAAATGTTGCTCGCAAAAAAAGTGTTACCATGAAAAGAAGGACAAACTGTGCAACAGCCTGTTTTGGTCTCCCAGGTGTGTGCATACAAGACTGTGTTACAACGACAGGGACGAGAGGGCAGAGCAGAGGGTGGTGGTGTTTGGGGAAAATAACGGGGAAACACGGCAGGGTCAGAATACAGTGGTATGTTGAAGAGACAAACACTAAGCATCAGACTGGAGcaaaggaggggaggggggttgcTTGTTTCATATTTGGACTTGATATTTGTACGAGAAGGGGAATATAGAGCAGTCAACCACGTTTCCTGCACCCACTCAGAACAGCTGGAGCCACACAGAGGGTAGGGGGTTTGGGGTGTGTGTGAGGATCAGTAACATCAGCTGTCCTCTTTTACCGGTACCCTGGGCCTGGCTGAGTGTAGCTCTGGCCGTAAGTGGGGCGGTTGCGGGCGTACGGGTTAGCAGCTCCTGGTGGAGGGGTGACAGTGGTGCCTGGAGGTGCGGTGTATCCCTGGCGGGGCTGGTACCCGGGGCTGGGCTGGGAGCCGGGAGGCAGGCTGTAGTTAGCAGGCTGGGAGGCCTGGGCAGTATAGTTTTGGGGAGGGAAGGCTCCTGGTGGATACTGCTGGCCTCCCTGAGGTGGATGGGGCTGCTGTTGGCCACCTTGGAAGCCTGGAGCTGGGGCGGGGGCTGGGGCTGGGCCAGGGGCGGGAGcctgggaggagggaggggcgtAGttctgaaactgctgctgctgtggcggGCCGGGCTGAGGGGCTCCGGGCTGAGGGCTATATCCTGCTGAGAAAGGAAGGAAGTCTCTTTAATTCCCTCTGAGAGAGAAGGTGACTAACTTCACAACACAGAAGctacctttttaaaaaatcgaAAAACCATTTTCAGTCTTACCAGGGTACTGCATACCATACTGCTGCTGCGGGGGGGCACCTGGTTGCTGGTATCCACCTGGAGCCTGGTACTGTTGATACACCTGACCTGAAGAAACAAGGATCAACAAGATCAGAACATTAGAACCCAAAAAAGAATTAAGATTTTTACTTTCCATTACGTTCCTTCTCACcactgtttgttggttggtttgtacaCAAAGTCCACCGGACGGACTACCACCACACTTGCTGGAATAATGCAAGTGCCCCTAAAGCTGtgttattaatatatttttaaaaaaactacacCAGAAGAATAACCTTCAGTTTACCATTCCATTGTAATTAACATTTATCAATCAATATCTAGTtagcttaaaaaaacaaaacaatctgtaCATAAATCAGACATGAATCCCATTCATGGAGTTTTAAGGTCTTTACAGGCTCTCGCACTGATTACACTGACCAGTGATCGGATAAATGCCACAAAGCCTCAAAGTTCTTTGTGTGTAATTTTGAGTGTTGAAATCTGGAGCAGCTTTTTGACTTTAATTCTAGAGGCTACCTCCACAGACCACATACTGACAGAGTTTATAGTTGGAGGAATAAATACTGGTTGAAATGGGgtaattacatccatctctccaAGACAACATCTGGAAGGAATTTAAGAGCAAATTCTTTTTGAATGCTTTTTGGTTGCATGTAcacttttcttttgaaaaacataCCTAAGTAGTACACCAAGACATACAGTGACTAAGTGTTAAGTGGGGTCTGTGTTTCATGGAAACACCTGTGCATCTGGAACAAATAACACAACCACTTCGATCGAGACAGATGCAACCAAAGTTTCCAAAGTTTGGTGCCCACAAATCCTGGTGGCATGTTACTAGCTCAGAGCCACAGAGAAGCGTGCAGGTGACACagcagatgtaaacacacacaaacaaacaagagaaagaggTAAGCCCCCTACAATATGGCTGACACATGCATCCACGAGTTAGGTGcttcaaacagacacattttaatggcaCTGGGCAAATGTTCCTGCATCAGGGCAAAAGCTACACTCCTGCAGGCAGTGAGTCTTACTATGATTTAACCGGTCCACCACACTGCCATGTGCACAAGACGACAGCCATCATCAAATCTACTATAACATCTCAGTGATGACAGATTTCTTCAAAAGGCCTGAGTATCCAAGGAACCTGAAGCATCAAGTTAAACATATCAACCACATCTGAATAGTGCGTCTATGATCATTACTCTTTTGCTTGACAGTGAtgcaagtttaaaaaaacatggaaaattACATTCccaattattttaatttgctcATTACATTTTCCACTGAATGCCTGCATGCTCAGCAAACATGCAAAGACTTGGCAAACTAGTGTTCTCTCTGAACAAGGCCTAAATCTTACTCCAAAATCTTCTGGCTGGCATTTAAACCTGGAGTGGCGACACATGAAAAGAGAGTGGGCACAACAAAAGACGGCTGCACCGGGGGGTTCATCGATTTTTCAAATGCTGGTAAAACTGGTGCTGATTTTCCAGTCTTTAGGGAGAGTTGATGCTGTGGCAGCGTTATGTTCATGAGAGTCCAAAATGGTGCAAAGTTAAAAGGAGACTAAGAACTATTAAATTATTCTGTCCTGTCAGAGATCATCAATATACTCTCCAATTGAAGAAAATCCTCATTTTGTATCCAATGGTTCATAATTCAAACCATTCAATGCAGAGCATAGAGTTCAAGAAAGTACACTTTACATTGGCACATTTGAATAAGTATACACAAGTGAGCCAAAACATTACGATCACGCACGAGATAATCAACGTTATTTACTTCATCTGCAAGAACAGCTCATGTCAAACTCTGGGATACATTAGATGGTAAGAGAACAGCCGGCTCTCGTGGTAAATGTGTTGGCTAATGTAGAAATGGGCAGATACAAAGACCTGAGCTAATTTGAGAAAAGTCAAATGATTATGACCAACACGATAAAGCTCATGAGTCACTAGCGTCAATAGTGACCAAAGGAGGGACAAACCATGAATCAGCCAAAAGATGTTGCAACAGGTGAGGGACTTCGAGAATCTGCTGCTTGATcataaagctagggttggtaggCCTGGAAAAGTTatcaagagcaggctacactttgaaaatacgcaaccgatacatcccacccctTCATCAGCCCCTCGTCAAAGCAATGCCCGCAGAACACATAAACGCACACTGTCCGACAACTGCTGGAAGCCCACTTTCCAGCATCTTCAGGCTATCGTCTCTACTTCGGCTGTGCGTGTATTTCTGGCTGAAGACTGGCGCAGGCAGGCAGGTCAGTTAGTAACAGACAGGTACGCCAGTGAAACATTTTCGGTCTGAATGCAATGATTGGTCGTGTTTGAAACagtccttcttctttttccagCCAACTTTATTCATAGACTATTCAGAAGGATACAAATGGCAAACCTTACCATTGAGAGTGCATGTCTGTGCAGCTGTGGTCATAACATTTCCCTTTTATAGTCTTAGCAGCTAAAACCAATTTTGCTCCagtagaaaacaaatattttggaTTGTTCATGAAGACACTTGACAACTAAATATTAAGCCAGAAACTGTGTACCTCTCTGGTGTCTTTTTATATGCACTGAAGTGATGCACCATCTGTTATCTCTCTGACAGCACCTTAAACATGAACACCGTGCTCTTTATTGTGTGAAACGGCATGTGTGTGAACTTGgcttctcctcctgtcctccctgGTCTGTAATCCATCATGAGTGTTATGTAAGAGGGATGGGAGGATAACTGTTTGACCCCGCAGACCGGCATTTTACTCCAATGTAGCAAAGAAGTCAAATATCGGACGAAGAAATGACCAGGGACTCATCGAAGACAGCTTAGCATTGTTACAGGAGAGAATCCCCGAGTTAGATGAATGATGTTCACTGGAACAAATGAGTGTTTGGCTGTAGTACTGCTGACCTCTGTGCATGCCCCGtcccattttaaaataaatatttcacacaaacacgtcTGCCCAACTGATAAAGACCTGCACGCAAATGTCTCAGCTgctgttaaattaaatgtgcaCGTCTACAGTTTCATTCTTGCACTGATGCAAATTACTGCCAAGGCTCCATTAGCATCTGAGGGACAACAGGTTTAAATGTTTACCATTTGCTTATGGATCTCGTTAGCTGCATTCTTATGGTAACAAGTAACCTAAGCCTGCATTAAAAGTGAGCTTAAGGCTACCTTTAAAAGGCCACACATGCTCAGCTGGCACCGAATCTTGTGTATAACCTTTTGAAATTCTCGTGCATGGACTGGTTTTCGGTTTTGCCTTGAGGATGTCATACTGACACACAGTCTGAAAGCAGAGACGGGAATAATGCAAGGACAAAGGGTGAGGGAACGGCTGAGCGGGAGAGGAGGCTGGGCAGGATCGAGctcatgtctctgtgtgccAACCATCTGCAGCTTTGGATTTAAGAAAAGAGATGAGGAGGGGAAACAGTAAGGTAATGATACAGAGAGGACATTCATTGTACACTGCTGGGCTTGGATGCATCTTAACAACCTGACATAAGACAGAAACTAGCCAGAGCTGCCAATGAGGGTAATAACAACACTTTACTGATCTCAGTGGGTGCATTATCACTTTACTTGTCTCCCTCCACAGGAAAGTACAAATTCACCTTTGGATACAGATTCAGAATAATTCCCTTGCATCTGGTAGGAGTGccactttttattaaaaatttGAACATTCATTTGGACGTGGGTTTAAAATTCCAAGTTTAATGACCTgttcaaaatcaaaatatacaGCCTGGAAGTGTATCAGGCTTTCTGAAGTAGTTTAAAAAGGCATCTGACATATTACACATTAAAAATcctaatttaaatgaaatatattgaaaaaatacacaatgtgaACTTGCACACACCTGTcacagaaaaagacagatgCATTGTAATATTGATCATGAGCAACTTGAAACTATAACTCAACAATAACAGTTCCACAAACCTATGCCCTGTCATTCCTCGCAGTAAACTAAGCCGAACTGCCAATTCAAACTCATGCAGAGCTTGGACCGATGGTTGGACCTCCACAATGACGTCCCCTCGTCACCGCTAAAGAATCAAACATCACATCCGCAAGAACAAGTCATTCATTTAACAACAAGGTCACTCTGTCCTTGTGTtaatgaaaggaaaaataatgatgaacaGCCTTCTGTTGAGCTGTTAGTGTGCAACATGGTGCGTCACTGGCCAACACTGACTGAGTAACACTTCTGGACCATGTAAACTCAAACTGAGGAGAGAGGATAGACCCGGCAATGCCGACAAGGCCAAACCACAAACCACCAGTTAAAATAGAAGTATTCATAGCACATGTGCACTGGTTTTTAGTGTTGCAGGTGTGATGGCTCTAAGAGCAAGTTACAGCTCTCGTAGGGTGCAACATGAGGCAATCTTCTTTTGCTCCACTCGCCTTATGTGGGCCAAACCACGAGCTGAAAACAATCCAGTCTGCTTGCTGTAGAGTGGTTAACCACACAAAATGATTCACCTTCATGGCTGCACCTGCCTGGGACtttcttcaaaacaaaaatggaaacaAGGGAATTCCCTTAAGTTAGAAGTAAGGGGAAAAAGACATGGGATATTGGCACAGAAGACCAAACCCCTGAGCAACGTCCCTGAGAGTactgtgcagagaaaataaGCAAAGTAAAGCCACGTTTGTTTTTGCCAACATGCTGCTTGAGCCTTCGTACATTTATCTTTATCTGAGGATTTATTCTGGATCtgaaacatcacattaaaaatCCCACACAGGGGATGGCTGCAAAAAAGCCTCCTCTGAGTAAgataaatttaatttaatggaTACTCTTGTTAAAAAAGTGAAGACAATTGACATTTGTCATTGTCAAATGGTGACTAAGATTCTGGATAAACATCCAATGATTAGTTAATCTACCATCCGTTCTGTTGATTAAAATTATTTGCAACATTTTATCAGTTTCTGTTTGCTCTCTTCATATCAGATATACTTAATCCAATCAACTAAGGATCATTGACAGGATGAAAGTGATAGTGTCTGTGTCCCAGTGAGAGATATAGAGAGGTTAAGTAAACACAGCTCACTAAACAATGGCAGTCACAGGGACTGACACTCTCTGATAGAATTCTATCAtgcaacaaaatcaaacatgaataaaagtGGGTCAGTCAAGAGTGccgtttgtttaaaaaaatgtttacacatTGCCAAATATTCTCTGGTTCCAGCAACTCAAGTTGGACTATTTCCCGCTTTTATTTGGTACTCTTGACTCAGTGAAGTTGTGATGGGCATTTTTGGAAAGTTCTCTGATCTTTCATTGACTAAATGATACATCTGTAAAATAATTGGTAGCTTAATCaataggaaaagaaagaaagaaagagagaaagatggaaaaaaaaagaccctGAAAACCTTGCATCATACTGTACAGGtcaatgtacagtatgtggtcatgcatgtactgtatgtacattGGCTTGTACAGAATTATGCAAGTAttatgtacagtacatgcatgACTAGAGTTAAGACGGGACTAAActataaacaatataataaaataatgataaaacaaaatgaaatctaTAGTGTCCATTTCCTTTTAAGTTACTTTAAAGTGCTGAAATTCTTAAGAAATACAgtcataatttatttatttccatgatTGTTAAGAGGGCTGCAACAACTTTCTTATCATTTAATCTGCCAATTATTTCTCAGATTTATAATTTAGTCAAGACACATCAAAGAATTGTCCAAAAATGCCTGTCACAACTTCACAGAgccaaaactacaaaataaatacCTCCAAATATTTAGTTTGCAATCAAAAGAAAGATCTGTCCATTTGAGAGAATATTTGgcattatttttaatattttgcttTAAGTGACTAAAACTAAGTAGTTGCTTATTACTTTCCCGCTGATTGACTTATCAATTAAGCTGTTTTGCATTTTACTGGCTGCGTAAGTCGGCTAGCAGGGATATTCTCGGTAGGAGCATTCGTTGAAGAGCAGTTTGCACCAGCAGTGGGAAAATATGCAGAACTCAGCACCTTCAGAGAACTGCCAGAGATAAAGCAGTATTCTTAGTGCCGCCTGTTTGTTatctcttttgtgtttctgtgtatattTCTGTTCGTTTCATGCACTTTTGACCCCTCTGACAAACTGACCTTCTTCTTTGtattatgaaacattttattagacTGAGGTTAGATAAATcttgagattaaaaaaaacattttgacagtgACTCATGAAGTAAAGCAAAACTTGATAGGGGAATTATTTATCTGTCTGGTTGGTCGTCTGCCACCTCTACTACAGAAACCAAAAgtataaatgtgaatgtttaatgATCTGTTCTGTAAACTAGATACGATCAGCTCAAAGTTACCAGATATAGACTTCCTACACAAAGGACATATGAGCCCATGAAGAACTCTTTGAAAACAAATTGGATCTGTATTTTAGGGCAATAAATTCAAACTGTCTGGCTCAACATGATGTCACATGTAATGAGGCTACTTTGGTGATAATGTTGGATAAACATcccataaaacaacaaaactgtaAAGCACATGGAAGTGCTTAACCATACAAACTGCAGGGTCTTTGACTCCCTGTGGTCTTTAGGACATTACACCACGTATCTgcttcagtctgtgtgtttagCTATATGCTGTAAACATGACATGAGCACGTGAGCTTTTTTTAGGAAATATCCGTGCGTGTACGTGTCTTACCATCCATTCCGGCTGGGGGTCCCTGCTGTACGCCAGGATAGGGAGCCTGAGGTTGGGGTGGTACTCCTGGCGGAGGGGCcgcagatgaggaggaggtgatgctGTCAGGTGTTCCTGAGcgctcctctgctgcaactGCTGCGGGAGCTACTTAGgtaacaaagacagagacagacattgactatatatatatataaactgcaCATGACAACCacataatgaaacaaaacaaatacggTCATGTGAAAAAATAGGGCCATCCCATGGATTCTGTTCACTTTTTCAGATTATTTGAACGAGCAAATATTTGATCGTCTCACATGCAGTGTCTGCAGATAAAGGTGACTCAAGGATAAATTGCATCTTCTAATCGTTGGTACCTAATCTGGAACACAGG includes:
- the tfg gene encoding protein TFG isoform X4; the encoded protein is MNGQLDLSGKLIIKAQLGDDIRRIPIHNEDITYDELVLMMQRVFRGKLQSNDEVTIKYKDEDDDLITIFDSSDLSFAIQCSRILKLTLFVNGQPRPLESSQVKYLRRELIELRNKVNNLLDSLEPPTEPGLAATAPDSESVDGREGKVVAGDPTVKQAIPVSAASMSAFDPLKNQDEVNKNVISAFGLSEDQAQAPAAVAAEERSGTPDSITSSSSAAPPPGVPPQPQAPYPGVQQGPPAGMDGQVYQQYQAPGGYQQPGAPPQQQYGMQYPAGYSPQPGAPQPGPPQQQQFQNYAPPSSQAPAPGPAPAPAPAPGFQGGQQQPHPPQGGQQYPPGAFPPQNYTAQASQPANYSLPPGSQPSPGYQPRQGYTAPPGTTVTPPPGAANPYARNRPTYGQSYTQPGPGYR
- the tfg gene encoding protein TFG isoform X1, whose translation is MNGQLDLSGKLIIKAQLGDDIRRIPIHNEDITYDELVLMMQRVFRGKLQSNDEVTIKYKDEDDDLITIFDSSDLSFAIQCSRILKLTLFVNGQPRPLESSQVKYLRRELIELRNKVNNLLDSLEPPTEPGLAATAPDSESVDGREGKVVAGDPTVKQAIPVSAASMSAFDPLKNQDEVNKNVISAFGLSEDQAQGTAHRRPAQIKAPAAVAAEERSGTPDSITSSSSAAPPPGVPPQPQAPYPGVQQGPPAGMDGQVYQQYQAPGGYQQPGAPPQQQYGMQYPAGYSPQPGAPQPGPPQQQQFQNYAPPSSQAPAPGPAPAPAPAPGFQGGQQQPHPPQGGQQYPPGAFPPQNYTAQASQPANYSLPPGSQPSPGYQPRQGYTAPPGTTVTPPPGAANPYARNRPTYGQSYTQPGPGYR
- the tfg gene encoding protein TFG isoform X3, which produces MNGQLDLSGKLIIKAQLGDDIRRIPIHNEDITYDELVLMMQRVFRGKLQSNDEVTIKYKDEDDDLITIFDSSDLSFAIQCSRILKLTLFVNGQPRPLESSQVKYLRRELIELRNKVNNLLDSLEPPTEPGLAATAPDSESVDGREGKVVAGDPTVKQAIPVSAASMSAFDPLKNQDEVNKNVISAFGLSEDQAQVAPAAVAAEERSGTPDSITSSSSAAPPPGVPPQPQAPYPGVQQGPPAGMDGQVYQQYQAPGGYQQPGAPPQQQYGMQYPAGYSPQPGAPQPGPPQQQQFQNYAPPSSQAPAPGPAPAPAPAPGFQGGQQQPHPPQGGQQYPPGAFPPQNYTAQASQPANYSLPPGSQPSPGYQPRQGYTAPPGTTVTPPPGAANPYARNRPTYGQSYTQPGPGYR
- the tfg gene encoding protein TFG isoform X6 gives rise to the protein MNGQLDLSGKLIIKAQLGDDIRRIPIHNEDITYDELVLMMQRVFRGKLQSNDEVTIKYKDEDDDLITIFDSSDLSFAIQCSRILKLTLFVNGQPRPLESSQVKYLRRELIELRNKVNNLLDSLEPPTEPGLAATAPDSESVDGREGKVVAGDPTVKQAIPVSAASMSAFDPLKNQDEVNKNVISAFGLSEDQAQAPAAVAAEERSGTPDSITSSSSAAPPPGVPPQPQAPYPGVQQGPPAGMDGQVYQQYQAPGGYQQPGAPPQQQYGMQYPGYSPQPGAPQPGPPQQQQFQNYAPPSSQAPAPGPAPAPAPAPGFQGGQQQPHPPQGGQQYPPGAFPPQNYTAQASQPANYSLPPGSQPSPGYQPRQGYTAPPGTTVTPPPGAANPYARNRPTYGQSYTQPGPGYR
- the tfg gene encoding protein TFG isoform X5 — encoded protein: MNGQLDLSGKLIIKAQLGDDIRRIPIHNEDITYDELVLMMQRVFRGKLQSNDEVTIKYKDEDDDLITIFDSSDLSFAIQCSRILKLTLFVNGQPRPLESSQVKYLRRELIELRNKVNNLLDSLEPPTEPGLAATAPDSESVDGREGKVVAGDPTVKQAIPVSAASMSAFDPLKNQDEVNKNVISAFGLSEDQAQVAPAAVAAEERSGTPDSITSSSSAAPPPGVPPQPQAPYPGVQQGPPAGMDGQVYQQYQAPGGYQQPGAPPQQQYGMQYPGYSPQPGAPQPGPPQQQQFQNYAPPSSQAPAPGPAPAPAPAPGFQGGQQQPHPPQGGQQYPPGAFPPQNYTAQASQPANYSLPPGSQPSPGYQPRQGYTAPPGTTVTPPPGAANPYARNRPTYGQSYTQPGPGYR
- the tfg gene encoding protein TFG isoform X2, producing the protein MNGQLDLSGKLIIKAQLGDDIRRIPIHNEDITYDELVLMMQRVFRGKLQSNDEVTIKYKDEDDDLITIFDSSDLSFAIQCSRILKLTLFVNGQPRPLESSQVKYLRRELIELRNKVNNLLDSLEPPTEPGLAATAPDSESVDGREGKVVAGDPTVKQAIPVSAASMSAFDPLKNQDEVNKNVISAFGLSEDQAQGTAHRRPAQIKAPAAVAAEERSGTPDSITSSSSAAPPPGVPPQPQAPYPGVQQGPPAGMDGQVYQQYQAPGGYQQPGAPPQQQYGMQYPGYSPQPGAPQPGPPQQQQFQNYAPPSSQAPAPGPAPAPAPAPGFQGGQQQPHPPQGGQQYPPGAFPPQNYTAQASQPANYSLPPGSQPSPGYQPRQGYTAPPGTTVTPPPGAANPYARNRPTYGQSYTQPGPGYR